One part of the Lotus japonicus ecotype B-129 chromosome 2, LjGifu_v1.2 genome encodes these proteins:
- the LOC130738486 gene encoding 60S ribosomal protein L23-like → MSLSLPVAATVNCADNTGAKNVYIISVKGIKGRLNRLPSACIEDMVMATVKKRKPDLRKKVFPGVIVRQRKPWRRRDGVFMYFEDNAGVIVNPKGEMKGSAITGPIGKECADL, encoded by the coding sequence ATGTCGTTGAGTCTCCCGGTGGCAGCGACGGTGAACTGCGCTGACAACACCGGTGCGAAGAATGTCTACATCATTTCCGTGAAGGGGATCAAGGGTCGTCTGAACCGTCTTCCTTCTGCTTGCATCGAAGACATGGTGATGGCCACCGTCAAGAAGAGGAAGCCcgatctgaggaagaaggtgTTTCCTGGTGTCATCGTTCGCCAGCGCAAGCCTTGGCGCCGAAGGGACGGTGTTTTCATGTACTTCGAAGATAATGCTGGGGTCATTGTGAATCCCAAGGGAGAAATGAAAGGTTCTGCTATCACTGGTCCAATTGGTAAGGAGTGTGCTGATCTATGA